One Sphingomonas sp. SUN039 genomic window carries:
- a CDS encoding lytic transglycosylase domain-containing protein codes for MITPKMPTITPDQMRSLRLVGERLVTAWYRFQAKLFGLPGLPGSCMGLRLISNLHLSSNRNGAEQQFSRLNWFRLPAGILAALVLTTQASAVDARAHRTVVLIDFLRPAVGAVPTENTEAMLSPKLSDVARAMASEFTGAALDDANETARLSMPTSFAVSGAAALRNPFTLYSLPFDRTLTAASAGGVGDCVMPMYRPSLAFGRAAEERRRILFPLVHRAACEAGLPVGLFDALIMKESRYQSAVTSPKGAFGLAQLMPGTALQLGVDRYTLLENLRGGARYLKQHVDRFGRYDLALAAYNAGPERVERRWRVPAIAETQDYVRTIIGNWTGAPMTVAPGSPQSILFRHAQLVFAPARATNF; via the coding sequence ATGATCACCCCGAAAATGCCAACAATAACGCCTGACCAGATGAGATCGCTCCGGCTTGTTGGTGAACGCTTAGTAACAGCATGGTACCGCTTCCAAGCCAAGCTGTTCGGATTGCCTGGGTTGCCAGGGTCCTGCATGGGGTTGAGGCTCATTTCAAATCTCCATCTTTCTTCTAACAGAAATGGAGCGGAGCAGCAATTCAGCCGACTAAACTGGTTCAGACTTCCGGCAGGAATTTTGGCAGCCCTAGTTCTGACGACGCAAGCGTCCGCGGTCGACGCGCGCGCACATCGCACTGTCGTATTGATCGATTTCTTGCGACCAGCGGTAGGCGCTGTTCCGACGGAAAACACCGAAGCGATGTTGAGCCCTAAACTCAGCGACGTTGCGCGCGCAATGGCCAGCGAGTTCACCGGCGCTGCGCTTGATGATGCGAACGAAACTGCTCGATTATCGATGCCAACGTCGTTCGCAGTTAGCGGCGCAGCTGCCCTTCGAAACCCATTCACGCTTTATTCTCTGCCATTTGATCGCACGCTGACCGCCGCGTCCGCTGGCGGGGTCGGCGATTGTGTCATGCCTATGTATCGGCCCAGCCTCGCATTCGGCCGCGCCGCTGAAGAACGCCGGCGCATATTGTTCCCACTCGTCCATCGCGCCGCGTGCGAGGCTGGGCTGCCTGTCGGGCTCTTCGACGCACTGATTATGAAGGAGAGCCGCTACCAATCCGCTGTAACTTCCCCAAAGGGAGCGTTTGGCCTTGCCCAGTTAATGCCGGGGACGGCGCTGCAACTTGGCGTCGATCGCTATACCCTCTTAGAAAACCTGCGCGGCGGGGCACGTTACCTCAAGCAGCATGTCGACCGGTTCGGTCGCTACGATCTAGCGCTTGCGGCCTATAATGCGGGGCCAGAGCGCGTCGAGCGACGCTGGCGGGTGCCCGCGATTGCCGAGACACAGGATTATGTCCGCACGATTATTGGGAATTGGACGGGCGCGCCGATGACGGTTGCACCTGGCTCGCCGCAGTCGATTTTGTTTCGCCACGCGCAGTTGGTGTTTGCGCCAGCCCGGGCCACAAATTTTTGA
- a CDS encoding conjugal transfer protein TraN, whose protein sequence is MRRALSLGLLLALASPAIPVMAQMQGVRDDARVFGTAATTAAQGTAETEQTAIDNLPGYQGANAPERSYENNPGALEAARIGAARTNPGAILVIDGNAIRPVVPAAQVDETVARGEIINQDPATYARGVDPQGTTGQCVELPPSTSSAGTFEATCNSGSKIVDEVRSCAPALVPTTVDQTFYDYWVSDDRFGPNGVPVMSGFAAMIQSGQCVALPEYLPVCDTQIVYGAGGSDPQAYLQFCRPRVVGNAQRYTCSNQVPTPFGTNQPFPAVATGQLYFATQTRSTTTVARDDGVCSALSTDPDCSLTGPEVCTDSSPQTRDMGGTLITQPCWAWKRDYQCKTITRGNDCTDLDNNPACRFDRTECLDDPRAGACKVEERIYTCPIPASATDPKQFVCGGDVYCIGGDCEAVTREASDEFKDAVVGMESLAQANREFSDIDFKLFKGTAMSCHKPIFGLVNCCAGKTSGLIPVATGFAALAAGPAAIAGLATPFLTLFLCGPKEMELDVRDRMGLCHTLGSWCSESFLGICTTKRRSSCCFLSKLTRILQEQGRDQLRKSWGTPKTPDCAGFTIDEFAALDLSKMDFTEVYKEFMDAAKVPNEAAAMTDIQARIRAYYARRGP, encoded by the coding sequence ATGCGCCGCGCATTGAGCCTCGGCCTGCTGCTTGCGCTTGCGTCGCCCGCGATCCCCGTAATGGCGCAGATGCAGGGTGTACGCGACGACGCCAGAGTTTTCGGCACCGCCGCAACGACGGCAGCGCAAGGCACCGCTGAAACCGAACAGACAGCGATCGACAATCTGCCGGGTTATCAGGGCGCGAACGCGCCCGAGCGAAGCTATGAAAACAATCCCGGCGCGCTGGAAGCCGCGCGGATTGGTGCGGCGCGGACCAATCCCGGAGCCATCCTCGTCATCGACGGCAATGCGATCCGTCCCGTCGTGCCCGCCGCCCAGGTCGACGAGACCGTCGCGCGCGGCGAGATCATCAACCAGGATCCCGCGACCTATGCGCGCGGTGTCGATCCACAGGGGACGACGGGGCAGTGCGTCGAGTTGCCGCCGTCGACGAGTTCGGCAGGGACGTTCGAGGCGACCTGCAATTCGGGGTCGAAAATCGTCGACGAGGTGCGCAGCTGTGCACCCGCGCTCGTGCCGACGACGGTCGACCAGACTTTTTACGACTATTGGGTGTCCGACGATCGTTTCGGACCCAACGGCGTGCCGGTGATGTCAGGGTTCGCGGCGATGATCCAGTCAGGACAATGCGTCGCGCTTCCTGAATATCTGCCGGTGTGCGATACCCAGATTGTCTATGGTGCCGGCGGCAGCGACCCGCAGGCCTATCTGCAGTTTTGTCGACCGCGGGTGGTCGGGAACGCGCAACGCTACACGTGCTCGAACCAGGTACCGACACCGTTCGGCACCAATCAACCGTTCCCGGCGGTCGCCACAGGCCAGCTGTATTTCGCGACGCAAACACGCAGCACGACGACCGTGGCGCGCGACGATGGCGTCTGTTCGGCCCTGTCGACCGATCCCGATTGCAGCTTAACTGGGCCGGAAGTCTGCACCGATTCCAGCCCGCAGACGCGCGACATGGGCGGAACGCTGATCACGCAGCCCTGCTGGGCGTGGAAGCGCGACTATCAGTGCAAGACGATCACCCGCGGCAACGACTGCACCGACCTCGACAACAACCCTGCCTGTCGGTTCGACCGCACCGAATGCCTCGACGACCCGAGAGCAGGCGCGTGCAAGGTCGAAGAGCGCATTTACACGTGTCCGATTCCGGCCAGCGCGACTGATCCCAAGCAGTTCGTGTGCGGCGGCGATGTCTATTGCATCGGTGGCGATTGCGAGGCGGTGACGCGCGAGGCGTCGGACGAATTCAAGGATGCCGTGGTCGGGATGGAATCGCTCGCGCAGGCGAACCGCGAGTTCAGCGACATCGACTTCAAGCTGTTCAAGGGCACCGCGATGAGCTGCCACAAGCCGATCTTCGGACTGGTCAATTGCTGCGCCGGCAAGACATCGGGACTGATTCCGGTGGCGACAGGCTTTGCCGCGCTCGCCGCAGGGCCCGCTGCGATCGCGGGGCTGGCAACGCCCTTTCTGACGCTGTTCCTGTGCGGGCCGAAGGAAATGGAGCTCGACGTCCGCGACCGTATGGGTCTGTGTCACACGCTTGGCTCGTGGTGCTCGGAATCGTTTCTCGGCATCTGCACGACCAAGCGCCGCAGTTCGTGCTGCTTCCTGTCGAAGCTGACGCGCATCCTGCAGGAGCAGGGACGCGACCAGCTGCGCAAAAGCTGGGGAACGCCCAAGACTCCTGACTGCGCGGGCTTCACCATCGATGAATTTGCGGCGCTCGACCTGTCCAAGATGGATTTCACCGAGGTCTACAAGGAATTCATGGACGCGGCGAAGGTACCCAACGAGGCCGCTGCCATGACCGATATCCAGGCCAGGATCCGTGCCTATTATGCGCGCAGGGGGCCGTAA
- a CDS encoding conjugal transfer protein TraG N-terminal domain-containing protein produces MLELFTIGGGEYIVNVMNAVAAWTGGGGYKSLIRVVLVMGLIYTLLIVAFNLDWRAWMNWFLQSTLIYLCLMVPTVTVKVTDRVNAGLAPSVVANVPLGLGLIASFTSQVGDYLTREAETVFVMPAQLQYSSNGMIYGSRLMEETRQIRINDPEFAANINEHMKRCVFYDVMMGFKSMDSLARSPDLWADIGPGSPARFQTFLTRNGNGPGATTATAVISCRDAYAALTPQWQQFLTGFNLPWAKHLYPNYANAVAQAKLAADLPVTYQAFTGNAANAFAIMRQSLAINAFMQARDDMSGGTGASSIDSFAATRADLQTRNTYSAIAQGAMKWVPILNIVLTVVFYAMFPVLFPLFLIPRTGVGALKGYATGFFYLAAWGPLYVVLHMILLSKGLSSGNAIAAGGMSLGSFAGIGAINDETATLAGYMIATVPFLAAGMARGAMAIAGQATSFLAPSQNAAEAAALEATTGNYAYGNASLANATVNTQSRDQWNAQPNFASGAPAFSFRQPNGTISTLNADGSVVTNQQPAISSFEWKPSFTKGNLGELRETVGQFQNQSTQAREHASEAWSAANTLGSQIFKTVQASRGSETTTGRQLQDSITESQNLTRSWSDRLVNDYGFDRRSADELARYSYLQGSADLGVGVPIPGITAGINASVLSQESRNRLSGASVNERISKGLDFLNSESTSDNAIRSRESFFRAASTSGNSELEGLTRRRDASVTQAETFTREAGRLEEVGKRYDRQISDIESGGFQTSRDYSQNWQSFVASEMARNPSLRDSGYATWMRDVDLDGGRPIGPQRDARDVLENRFRRSFVDDMRRELGPIDPLASSGIAAPSVANAADVQAWGHRQVGDVNGSGPDVIVLRDSRDTSLSALVGDRISGANDRMDGRQRDTNLSNGYIHRQGDALSGDVGAAQDLPLGRTMPFVAPILDRMNATHFDATNYIRANGVGVKPGVTVTSLDKHMQMPIASVATESRALGLTAPTITSGTDGHHMDGSLHPDGDALDFRGNNLTITQGRALQDRVRNALGRDYDVKFETFRDPSRNHLHIEYDPKPTGLR; encoded by the coding sequence ATGCTCGAACTCTTCACGATCGGCGGCGGCGAATACATCGTCAACGTGATGAACGCGGTCGCGGCATGGACCGGTGGCGGCGGATACAAATCGCTGATCCGCGTCGTGCTGGTGATGGGACTTATTTACACGCTGCTGATCGTCGCGTTCAATCTCGACTGGCGGGCGTGGATGAACTGGTTCCTCCAATCGACGCTGATCTATCTGTGCCTGATGGTGCCGACGGTGACGGTCAAGGTCACCGACCGTGTCAATGCAGGTCTCGCGCCGTCGGTTGTTGCCAATGTGCCACTGGGGCTCGGGCTAATCGCGAGCTTCACGAGCCAGGTCGGCGACTATCTGACGCGCGAGGCCGAGACGGTGTTCGTGATGCCCGCGCAGCTGCAATATTCGTCGAATGGGATGATCTATGGATCGCGCCTCATGGAAGAGACCCGGCAAATCCGGATCAACGATCCCGAATTTGCCGCCAACATCAACGAGCACATGAAGCGCTGCGTGTTCTACGACGTCATGATGGGCTTCAAGTCGATGGACTCGCTCGCGCGGTCGCCCGATCTCTGGGCGGATATCGGCCCGGGAAGCCCGGCGCGGTTCCAGACGTTTCTGACCCGCAACGGCAACGGCCCCGGGGCGACGACGGCAACGGCGGTCATCTCATGCCGTGACGCCTATGCTGCGCTGACACCTCAGTGGCAGCAGTTTCTGACCGGCTTCAACCTGCCCTGGGCGAAGCACCTCTATCCCAATTACGCAAATGCGGTCGCACAGGCCAAGCTCGCTGCGGACCTTCCGGTAACTTATCAGGCGTTCACCGGCAATGCGGCCAACGCGTTCGCGATCATGCGCCAGAGCCTGGCGATCAACGCGTTCATGCAGGCGCGCGACGATATGTCGGGCGGGACGGGGGCTTCGTCGATCGACAGCTTTGCCGCCACGAGAGCCGACCTGCAGACGCGCAATACCTACTCGGCGATCGCACAGGGTGCGATGAAATGGGTGCCGATCCTGAACATCGTATTGACTGTCGTCTTTTACGCGATGTTCCCGGTGCTGTTTCCGCTCTTCCTGATACCCCGCACCGGCGTCGGAGCGCTGAAAGGCTATGCGACAGGGTTTTTCTATCTGGCAGCCTGGGGACCGCTTTACGTCGTCCTTCACATGATCCTGCTGAGCAAGGGGCTGTCGTCGGGTAACGCCATCGCCGCGGGTGGGATGTCGCTCGGCAGTTTTGCCGGGATCGGCGCGATCAACGACGAGACCGCAACGCTCGCCGGTTACATGATCGCGACGGTGCCGTTTCTTGCCGCAGGCATGGCCCGCGGCGCGATGGCTATTGCAGGGCAGGCGACGAGTTTTCTTGCCCCCAGCCAGAACGCCGCCGAGGCGGCTGCGCTTGAGGCGACGACGGGCAACTATGCCTATGGCAACGCCAGCCTCGCCAACGCCACGGTCAACACGCAGAGCCGCGACCAGTGGAACGCGCAGCCCAATTTTGCGAGCGGTGCGCCTGCCTTCTCGTTCAGGCAGCCCAATGGCACGATTTCGACGCTCAATGCCGATGGCTCGGTCGTCACCAACCAGCAGCCGGCGATTTCGAGTTTCGAATGGAAGCCGAGTTTCACCAAAGGCAATTTGGGCGAACTGCGCGAGACGGTCGGCCAATTCCAGAACCAGTCGACGCAGGCTCGTGAGCATGCCAGCGAGGCCTGGTCGGCGGCGAACACGCTTGGCAGTCAAATTTTCAAGACCGTCCAAGCTTCGCGGGGCAGCGAGACGACGACGGGAAGGCAGCTGCAGGATTCGATCACCGAGTCGCAGAATCTTACGCGCAGCTGGTCCGATCGCCTCGTCAATGACTATGGGTTTGATCGCCGGTCCGCCGACGAACTCGCTCGGTATTCTTATCTCCAGGGCTCTGCCGATTTGGGCGTTGGCGTGCCGATCCCCGGCATCACTGCTGGCATAAATGCCAGCGTCTTGAGCCAAGAATCGCGTAACAGATTGTCAGGCGCCAGCGTCAACGAGCGCATCTCAAAAGGTTTGGATTTCCTCAATTCGGAAAGCACGAGCGACAACGCGATACGCTCGCGCGAGAGCTTCTTCCGCGCCGCATCGACGAGCGGCAACTCAGAGCTAGAAGGGCTAACCCGCCGTCGTGATGCGAGCGTCACCCAGGCCGAGACCTTCACCCGCGAAGCCGGTCGTCTCGAAGAGGTCGGGAAGCGCTATGACCGCCAGATCAGCGACATCGAATCCGGCGGCTTTCAGACAAGCCGCGATTACAGCCAGAACTGGCAGAGCTTTGTCGCAAGCGAAATGGCGCGGAACCCCAGCTTGCGCGATTCCGGCTATGCGACCTGGATGCGAGATGTCGATCTCGACGGCGGTCGGCCGATCGGTCCACAGCGCGATGCCCGCGATGTCCTCGAAAACCGCTTCCGGCGCTCGTTCGTCGATGACATGCGCCGAGAGCTTGGCCCGATCGATCCCCTTGCCTCAAGCGGTATCGCTGCCCCTTCGGTTGCCAATGCTGCCGATGTGCAGGCGTGGGGCCACCGACAAGTCGGCGACGTCAACGGATCTGGCCCCGACGTCATTGTCCTTCGGGATTCGCGCGATACGAGTTTAAGCGCATTGGTGGGTGATCGGATCAGCGGTGCCAACGATCGCATGGATGGTCGTCAGCGCGACACGAATTTAAGCAACGGTTACATCCACCGGCAAGGCGATGCGCTGTCGGGGGATGTCGGCGCGGCGCAGGATTTGCCGCTCGGGCGCACTATGCCATTCGTCGCTCCCATACTCGACCGGATGAACGCCACCCACTTCGATGCCACCAACTATATTCGCGCAAACGGCGTAGGGGTGAAGCCCGGTGTGACTGTTACGAGCCTCGACAAGCATATGCAGATGCCGATTGCTTCGGTCGCGACGGAAAGCCGCGCGCTGGGGCTGACCGCTCCCACGATCACTTCAGGCACCGATGGGCACCATATGGATGGTTCGCTTCACCCTGACGGCGACGCCCTCGATTTTCGCGGTAACAATCTGACGATTACGCAGGGTCGCGCACTTCAGGACCGCGTCCGCAACGCGCTGGGTCGGGATTACGACGTGAAGTTCGAGACGTTCCGCGATCCGAGCCGCAATCATTTGCACATCGAATACGATCCGAAACCAACGGGCCTCAGATGA
- a CDS encoding conjugal transfer protein TraF, which yields MAPPVSHERGWDEDERQGGDLYCRRKLGTWFYCDKPKARPRETLPQAAPRQTADAQLKAIGHQLDELKARAILEPTEANVLAYVRFQRAQLDRSSTFADVWQRALWQNPDVDYTLQRPVSTVGKRAWLDNRSAARTAAMAHLAQRYGVFYFYAQSCAACDIQSPILKSVADSNRLSVVAVSMDGGPSRTFPNYVVDSGQRERMGLVGKATPALVLFDTLTRRPIPIGTGLMAADEIIDRIFVLTNTKPGSDF from the coding sequence ATGGCCCCGCCTGTGTCGCATGAGCGCGGGTGGGATGAGGACGAAAGGCAGGGGGGCGATCTTTATTGCCGTCGCAAACTCGGTACTTGGTTCTATTGCGACAAGCCGAAGGCCAGACCGCGAGAAACGTTGCCGCAAGCAGCACCGCGACAAACGGCAGATGCGCAGCTGAAGGCGATCGGGCATCAGCTCGACGAGCTGAAGGCGCGCGCGATCCTTGAGCCGACCGAAGCCAATGTGCTCGCCTATGTGCGCTTCCAGCGCGCGCAGCTCGACCGGTCGTCGACCTTTGCCGATGTCTGGCAACGCGCGCTCTGGCAGAACCCCGACGTCGATTACACGCTGCAGCGTCCGGTCTCGACGGTTGGAAAGCGCGCGTGGCTCGACAATCGCTCGGCCGCCCGCACTGCGGCGATGGCGCATCTGGCACAGCGCTATGGCGTGTTTTATTTCTATGCGCAGAGCTGTGCTGCCTGCGACATCCAGTCGCCGATCCTGAAGTCGGTCGCCGACAGCAACCGTCTGTCGGTGGTTGCGGTCTCGATGGACGGCGGCCCCAGTCGAACCTTCCCCAATTATGTGGTCGACAGCGGCCAGCGCGAACGCATGGGACTTGTCGGCAAGGCCACGCCCGCGCTTGTGCTGTTCGACACGCTGACCCGGCGACCGATCCCAATCGGAACCGGGCTGATGGCCGCCGACGAAATCATCGACCGGATTTTCGTGCTCACCAACACAAAGCCCGGGAGTGATTTCTGA
- the traU gene encoding conjugal transfer pilus assembly protein TraU, translating into MRWRALFAALPFALLCASTPAQAGGVPGSCTGKFVNPITDVCWGCLFPLSVGKLPIWPSARPDTDNNPALPICLCGDPVPRIGVAVGFWEPVRLVDVSVKPWCFPNLGGISIKPGFDIGRGTYTTTNQIGGAGQNAAKYNVHWYIYPLLYWMEIVADFLCLEQSSFDIAYVTEIDPLWQDDTLTMLINPEAAVFANPVATLACAADCVAATVKRPVDALFWCAGCQGSMYPMNGNIGHHLNPIQSSRLAASRMAYKMHRELLAWGTMGAQGLCKKYPMPILKKQQYRFQMVNPSPMVKGKFACSMIGVSDLKPGVGRVWPVVGEDFGYLVWRKRNCCAL; encoded by the coding sequence ATGCGATGGCGGGCATTGTTCGCCGCATTGCCGTTCGCTCTGCTGTGCGCGAGTACCCCGGCGCAAGCGGGGGGCGTGCCAGGATCGTGCACCGGCAAGTTCGTCAATCCGATCACCGACGTCTGTTGGGGGTGCCTGTTTCCGTTATCGGTCGGCAAACTGCCGATCTGGCCGAGCGCGCGCCCCGATACCGACAATAATCCGGCGCTGCCGATATGTCTGTGCGGCGATCCGGTGCCGCGCATCGGCGTTGCAGTCGGCTTTTGGGAACCGGTCCGCCTCGTCGATGTGAGCGTGAAGCCCTGGTGCTTCCCCAATCTCGGCGGGATTTCGATCAAGCCCGGCTTCGACATCGGGCGTGGCACCTACACGACGACCAACCAGATCGGCGGAGCAGGGCAGAACGCCGCCAAATACAACGTCCACTGGTATATCTACCCGCTGCTCTACTGGATGGAGATCGTCGCCGACTTTCTCTGCCTCGAGCAGTCGAGCTTCGACATTGCCTATGTCACCGAGATCGACCCGCTCTGGCAGGACGATACGCTGACGATGCTCATCAATCCGGAAGCCGCGGTGTTCGCCAATCCGGTCGCGACGCTCGCCTGTGCCGCCGATTGCGTGGCCGCGACCGTCAAGCGCCCGGTCGATGCCTTGTTCTGGTGCGCGGGCTGCCAGGGCTCGATGTATCCGATGAACGGCAATATCGGCCATCATCTGAACCCCATCCAGTCGTCGCGCCTCGCCGCATCGCGCATGGCCTACAAGATGCACCGCGAGCTGCTCGCCTGGGGCACAATGGGCGCCCAAGGCCTTTGCAAAAAATACCCGATGCCGATCCTCAAGAAGCAGCAATACCGCTTCCAGATGGTGAACCCGTCACCGATGGTCAAAGGCAAGTTCGCCTGCTCGATGATCGGCGTCTCCGACCTCAAACCCGGCGTCGGTCGGGTCTGGCCGGTCGTCGGCGAAGACTTCGGGTATCTCGTCTGGCGCAAACGCAATTGTTGCGCGCTATGA
- the trbC gene encoding type-F conjugative transfer system pilin assembly protein TrbC produces the protein MNRKSTLLIGGAVGLFCTAAVLAQTGANPLAGLDVQAIQRRADATAADAQAFVDEIKRRTDAVAGDARETAATGQGNHRRYVDAAGKAPGASELDRMMADVTGKAQTGDAPQFIVFVSLSMPPESLKPLIRDVSKAGGTIVFQGFPGNSIKAFQQGIARVVDQGQEAKSIGIDPRLFRAFNVTTVPAFVVVTSDFDLCDGFDCKTATPPHDRLAGNVTVPYALESFAEGGGPGARIAATALKHLGSGG, from the coding sequence ATGAACCGGAAATCGACGCTTCTCATCGGCGGCGCCGTCGGCCTGTTCTGCACCGCGGCCGTGTTGGCCCAGACCGGCGCCAACCCACTCGCAGGTCTCGACGTCCAGGCGATCCAAAGGCGCGCCGATGCGACGGCTGCCGACGCGCAAGCCTTTGTCGACGAGATCAAGCGCCGCACGGATGCCGTGGCGGGGGATGCGCGCGAAACGGCGGCAACGGGTCAGGGGAACCATCGGCGCTACGTCGATGCGGCAGGCAAAGCGCCGGGGGCCTCCGAGCTCGACCGGATGATGGCCGATGTCACCGGCAAGGCGCAAACCGGCGACGCACCGCAGTTCATCGTTTTCGTCTCGCTGTCGATGCCGCCTGAGAGCCTCAAACCGCTTATTCGCGATGTCAGCAAAGCCGGCGGTACCATTGTCTTTCAAGGATTCCCCGGCAATTCGATCAAGGCGTTCCAACAGGGCATCGCGCGGGTCGTCGACCAGGGTCAGGAGGCCAAGTCGATCGGCATCGACCCTCGTCTGTTCCGGGCGTTCAACGTGACGACGGTGCCGGCGTTCGTCGTTGTCACGTCCGATTTCGACCTGTGCGACGGGTTCGACTGCAAGACCGCGACGCCGCCGCACGATCGGCTCGCAGGCAATGTCACGGTGCCCTATGCGCTCGAAAGTTTTGCGGAAGGCGGCGGACCTGGCGCCAGGATTGCGGCAACGGCGCTCAAGCATCTCGGTTCGGGTGGGTGA
- a CDS encoding DUF5818 domain-containing protein, which translates to MPATGETELTGRLKAGRHGFFLEDANGVRWALKIDRSARDFLGQQITVIGHRSAKLVDVHQYTATAPDTL; encoded by the coding sequence ATGCCTGCAACCGGCGAAACCGAACTCACTGGGCGATTGAAGGCGGGTCGGCACGGCTTCTTTCTCGAAGACGCCAATGGGGTCCGATGGGCGCTGAAAATCGACCGCAGCGCGCGCGACTTTCTCGGCCAGCAAATCACGGTGATCGGACACAGATCGGCAAAACTAGTCGATGTGCACCAATATACAGCAACAGCGCCGGATACCCTCTAA
- a CDS encoding conjugal transfer protein TraH, whose translation MADLRSTPRRIFARIAATLGLVAAFNASILTPAHANVGQDMQAYFDDAGGRANATGPSAFQGQSAGYYSGGNIWTRFPQKSIQPFNLQLPHARAGCGGIDLFAGSFSFINTAELVAMLKATANNAIGFAFQLAIEAISPQISGVIKDMSQKLQQINQMNISSCETAQGLVGGLWPKMETTRSTICEAVGNSQGLFSDWAASRQGCNNGDKRDQTIAANTNPEMKDQLIGEPHNFTWDILNKSPQFQGYDQQFKEMVMTIIGTVVTKPSPDKTKGTIIQKFGPGDDSIVEALLDGTQYQGVKVDILKCNDAECLDVGTQRLFIDTNQAIRPRVRAMLLDMVLHIQADTAITDAEKTLLNVASLPLYKILAVQVASRSSIVGTGEVDTLAELTAIDLLQSIMNDVLGKFDMAKVSLVKADENSAAAWAAQVQGVRAKFAQREIRNAQRVEVTMRVIDRTVQLESTLQNSMSPGMSAALNFSRGLNAQGLQ comes from the coding sequence ATGGCCGATTTACGCAGCACCCCGCGGCGTATCTTTGCCCGAATAGCGGCAACGCTTGGCCTTGTGGCGGCTTTCAACGCGAGCATTCTGACCCCAGCCCATGCCAATGTCGGGCAGGACATGCAGGCCTATTTCGACGATGCTGGGGGCCGCGCCAATGCCACCGGGCCCTCTGCGTTCCAGGGCCAGTCGGCGGGATATTATTCGGGGGGCAATATCTGGACGCGCTTCCCGCAGAAGTCGATCCAGCCCTTCAACCTACAGCTGCCGCACGCGCGCGCCGGCTGCGGCGGTATCGACCTGTTCGCGGGCAGCTTTTCCTTCATCAATACCGCCGAGCTGGTCGCGATGCTGAAAGCCACCGCGAACAATGCGATCGGCTTTGCCTTCCAGCTCGCGATCGAAGCGATCAGTCCGCAGATATCGGGCGTCATCAAGGACATGAGCCAGAAGCTCCAGCAGATCAACCAGATGAACATTTCGAGCTGCGAGACTGCGCAGGGGCTGGTCGGCGGGTTGTGGCCGAAGATGGAGACGACGCGCTCGACGATCTGCGAAGCGGTCGGCAACAGCCAGGGACTGTTCTCCGACTGGGCTGCGAGCCGTCAGGGCTGCAACAATGGCGACAAGCGCGACCAGACGATCGCGGCCAACACCAATCCCGAAATGAAGGACCAGCTGATCGGCGAACCGCACAATTTTACCTGGGATATTCTGAACAAGAGCCCGCAATTTCAGGGATACGACCAGCAGTTCAAGGAAATGGTCATGACGATCATCGGAACGGTGGTCACCAAGCCCTCGCCCGACAAGACCAAGGGTACGATCATCCAGAAGTTCGGACCCGGCGACGATTCGATCGTCGAAGCCTTGCTCGACGGTACCCAGTACCAGGGCGTCAAGGTCGATATTCTGAAGTGTAACGATGCCGAATGCCTCGACGTCGGGACGCAGCGCCTGTTTATCGATACCAATCAGGCGATCCGACCGCGGGTACGGGCCATGCTGCTCGACATGGTGCTGCATATCCAGGCCGATACAGCGATCACCGATGCCGAAAAGACGTTGCTCAACGTCGCGAGCCTGCCGCTGTACAAGATCCTTGCCGTGCAGGTGGCGTCGCGTTCGAGCATTGTGGGCACCGGCGAGGTCGACACGCTCGCCGAGTTGACCGCGATCGATCTCCTGCAGTCGATCATGAACGATGTGCTCGGCAAGTTCGACATGGCCAAGGTAAGCCTCGTCAAGGCTGACGAGAACAGCGCGGCGGCCTGGGCGGCGCAGGTCCAGGGGGTCCGCGCCAAATTCGCGCAGCGCGAAATCCGCAATGCCCAGCGCGTCGAAGTCACGATGCGCGTCATCGATCGCACGGTACAGCTCGAATCGACGCTCCAGAACAGCATGTCGCCGGGCATGTCGGCGGCGCTCAATTTCTCGCGCGGGCTGAACGCGCAGGGGCTCCAGTAA